A genomic window from Gossypium hirsutum isolate 1008001.06 chromosome D10, Gossypium_hirsutum_v2.1, whole genome shotgun sequence includes:
- the LOC121222212 gene encoding uncharacterized protein, with translation MHRRDRLGRWPSLHIGATLSPVSDPVQRPSLLGLNTERKNLLAPPLEPISATERAPTTQPRAPQVSDALVQAMAEACDEGAWWLGVQTVWAVPGFGQRRKWGLRGRAHGATA, from the exons ATGCACCGTCGTGATCGCCTTGGACGGTGGCCGTCGCTGCACATAGGGGCTACTTTGAGCCCCGTTTCAGATCCTGTTCAGAGGCCGAGCTTGCTTGGCCTGAATACCGAGAGAAAGAACCTTTTGGCCCCGCCTTTAGAGCCGATTTCGGCGACGGAGAGGGCTCCGACGACGCAGCCAAGGGCGCCCCAG GTGTCTGACGCGTTGGTACAGGCGATGGCAGAGGCGTGCGATGAAGGTGCCTGGTGGCTGGGGGTGCAAACGGTATGGGCAGTGCCAGGTTTTGGGCAGAGGAGGAAGTGGGGGCTGCGTGGTCGTGCACATGGGGCAACGGCGTAA